A genomic stretch from Bos javanicus breed banteng chromosome 3, ARS-OSU_banteng_1.0, whole genome shotgun sequence includes:
- the C3H1orf54 gene encoding uncharacterized protein C1orf54 homolog isoform X2 gives MDVLFVAILAVPLILGQEYEDGEELEEDEYYQVIYYYTITPSYDEFGVNFTVDYSMFESENTVNRLDEKVEASETTISYETDRADHRKPVIEKPVTMEPSPDLNDAVSGLQSPGPLLLSWALIQGVMYFL, from the exons ATGGATGTCCTCTTTGTAGCCATTCTTGCTGTGCCACTCATCCTGG GACAAGAATATGAGGATGGAGAAGAACTGGAAGAGGATGAATATTATCAGGTGATCTATTATTACACAATCACCCCCAGCTATG aTGAGTTTGGTGTGAACTTCACTGTTGATTACTCTATGTTTGAGTCAGAGAACACAGTG AACAGGTTGGATGAGAAGGTGGAAGCATCAGAGACTACCATTAGTTACGAAACAGACCGCGCTGACCATCGGAAGCCTGTAATAGAGAAACCAGTGACAATGGAACCA AGTCCAGATCTGAATGACGCTGTATCCGGTCTGCAGAGTCCTGGTCCACTCCTCCTGTCCTGGGCCCTCATTCAGGGGGTGATGTATTTCCTGTAA
- the C3H1orf54 gene encoding uncharacterized protein C1orf54 homolog isoform X1, whose translation MDVLFVAILAVPLILGQEYEDGEELEEDEYYQVIYYYTITPSYDEFGVNFTVDYSMFESENTVNRLDEKVEASETTISYETDRADHRKPVIEKPVTMEPQSPDLNDAVSGLQSPGPLLLSWALIQGVMYFL comes from the exons ATGGATGTCCTCTTTGTAGCCATTCTTGCTGTGCCACTCATCCTGG GACAAGAATATGAGGATGGAGAAGAACTGGAAGAGGATGAATATTATCAGGTGATCTATTATTACACAATCACCCCCAGCTATG aTGAGTTTGGTGTGAACTTCACTGTTGATTACTCTATGTTTGAGTCAGAGAACACAGTG AACAGGTTGGATGAGAAGGTGGAAGCATCAGAGACTACCATTAGTTACGAAACAGACCGCGCTGACCATCGGAAGCCTGTAATAGAGAAACCAGTGACAATGGAACCA CAGAGTCCAGATCTGAATGACGCTGTATCCGGTCTGCAGAGTCCTGGTCCACTCCTCCTGTCCTGGGCCCTCATTCAGGGGGTGATGTATTTCCTGTAA